In Uranotaenia lowii strain MFRU-FL chromosome 2, ASM2978415v1, whole genome shotgun sequence, one genomic interval encodes:
- the LOC129747479 gene encoding ejaculatory bulb-specific protein 3-like gives MKLFVVAAFALFAVVAAQDKYTTKYDGVDLDEILKSDRLFNNYYKCLMDQGRCTPDGNELKKVLPDALKTNCAKCSEKQKSGTEKVLNYLIDHRAEQWKNLQAKYDPDNTYVNKYRTDASKAGIKI, from the coding sequence ATGAAACTGTTCGTCGTAGCTGCATTCGCTCTGTTCGCCGTGGTGGCCGCCCAGGACAAATACACCACCAAGTACGACGGCGTCGACCTGGACGAGATCCTGAAGTCGGACCGCCTCTTCAACAACTACTACAAGTGTCTGATGGATCAGGGCCGTTGCACCCCGGACGGCAACGAGCTTAAGAAGGTGCTGCCCGATGCCCTGAAGACCAACTGTGCCAAGTGCAGCGAGAAGCAAAAGTCCGGAACCGAAAAGGTGCTGAACTACCTGATCGATCACCGTGCCGAACAGTGGAAGAACCTGCAGGCCAAGTACGATCCCGACAACACCTACGTCAACAAGTACCGCACCGATGCCAGTAAGGCTGGAATCAAAATCTAA